The following are encoded together in the Penicillium digitatum chromosome 3, complete sequence genome:
- a CDS encoding Isoleucyl-tRNA synthetase, putative — translation MPELARSIPRSWTSTLKLPKSSFPPRVSPVDRTKYLKRCTDDLYAWQRRERPADQPFVLHDGPPYANGDLHVGHALNKILKDIICRIQLGRGKRVRYVPGWDCHGLPIELKALQGLRNEDLASGSVSAAVIRTSARKLARQTVKEQMKVFRGCAVMADWENHWKTMDKQFEMRQLGIFRGMVDRGLIYRKFKPVYWSPSTSTALAEAELEYKDDHISTAALVRFPLVDIPTHLSENPLLRGKDVSAVIWTTTPWTLPANAAIAVSESLEYTIVLSEKHGHLLIAQARFEYLQSMLKEDLSVIVPSILGSELAEQTTYRPLFKGPEAQPQPIFAADFVTADSGSGMVHCAPGHGMDDYEACLARGIPVFAPVNDEGQFTDKAMPLDPTRLAGKPVLGEGNTAVLEWVESCGQLLAQHKYEHKYPYDWRSKLPIIVRATEQWFADVADIRTSALRALEDVRFVPETGKHRLENFVKNRSEWCISRQRAWGVPIPAIYHRTTGEAVLTKDSVSHIMATIEERGIDAWWTDSADDAAWIPPSLRDEAGAGYRRGTDTMDVWFDSGTSWAEIDVPMEGRSHPADVYLEGTDQHRGWFQSGLLTYISHQHGSGQSTTPGAPFKNLITHGFTLDEHGRKMSKSIGNVMYPQTIMDGTLLPPLKPRKSKGKKQPENQEPVYDALGPDALRMWAASSDYTRDVVIGKQVLQTVNTSLHKFRVTFKLLLGALADFHPGNIVPYGRLQLVDRIALKHLSDMVLASQKACDNFEFYKGVSTMNRWANLEFSAFYMEAIKDRLYTLGEDSTSRRAAQTTLFYIYNHLQEALGPITPVLVEETWEHTPESIRTQSEHPLRRIVSAPAPEWQDIALDTTYQELTVVHSAIKTLQEQARSKKQLGSSLQSFVHLVLPSNSELFQQYLSELPDLFIVSSITLGSPSEALPAEINNAEWQYEEIFELGGQPGKVYVYAPQASKCPRCWRYAIPEPVAIENAICDRCDAVIHKANA, via the coding sequence ATGCCCGAACTGGCGCGGTCAATACCCCGCTCATGGACCTCGACGTTGAAACTTCCTAAATCCTCATTCCCTCCACGTGTATCGCCTGTCGATCGGACGAAATACCTGAAACGATGCACCGATGATCTCTACGCCTGGCAACGCCGCGAAAGGCCCGCCGATCAACCATTCGTCTTGCACGATGGTCCACCATATGCGAACGGTGACCTCCATGTCGGACATGCGCTCAACAAGATCTTGAAGGATATCATTTGTCGTATACAATTGGGTCGCGGGAAGAGGGTGCGGTACGTGCCGGGATGGGACTGCCATGGACTGCCGATCGAGCTCAAAGCGCTCCAAGGCCTGCGAAACGAGGATCTCGCAAGCGGATCAGTCAGCGCCGCTGTAATTCGTACTTCCGCGCGGAAACTGGCAAGACAAACCGTGAAGGAGCAGATGAAAGTGTTCCGTGGCTGCGCGGTCATGGCCGACTGGGAGAATCACTGGAAGACCATGGATAAACAATTCGAGATGCGACAGTTGGGTATCTTCCGGGGTATGGTGGACCGAGGCCTCATCTACCGAAAGTTCAAGCCGGTTTACTGGTCGCCTTCAACGAGCACCGCTCTTGCGGAAGCAGAGCTGGAATATAAGGATGATCATATTTCGACCGCTGCCCTGGTTAGGTTCCCTCTTGTCGACATCCCCACACATCTCTCTGAGAATCCTCTTCTCCGTGGAAAGGATGTGAGTGCTGTGATTTGGACCACTACTCCCTGGACGCTGCCTGCCAATGCTGCCATTGCAGTCAGCGAGTCGTTGGAATACACTATTGTCTTGTCGGAAAAACATGGCCATCTTCTTATCGCTCAAGCGCGGTTTGAGTACCTCCAGAGTATGCTGAAAGAAGATCTCTCTGTCATTGTGCCGTCTATTTTGGGATCCGAGCTAGCAGAGCAAACTACGTATCGACCTCTTTTCAAAGGACCCGAAGCTCAGCCACAGCCAATCTTCGCTGCGGACTTTGTGACTGCTGATTCTGGCTCTGGCATGGTTCACTGCGCGCCTGGTCATGGAATGGACGACTAcgaagcatgtcttgcacGTGGCATTCCTGTGTTCGCTCCCGTCAACGATGAGGGCCAATTCACAGACAAAGCCATGCCTCTCGATCCTACACGTTTAGCCGGAAAGCCTGTCTTGGGAGAAGGTAACACCGCAGTGTTGGAATGGGTGGAATCATGTGGTCAGTTGCTTGCCCAACATAAGTACGAGCACAAGTACCCTTACGACTGGCGCTCAAAGCTCCCGATCATTGTTCGGGCAACCGAGCAGTGGTTTGCCGATGTGGCCGATATCCGCACCAGTGCTCTTCGAGCATTAGAAGATGTCCGGTTCGTCCCCGAGACTGGAAAGCACCGACTCGAGAACTTTGTGAAGAATCGGAGTGAATGGTGTATCTCGCGTCAACGCGCGTGGGGCGTTCCAATTCCTGCAATCTATCACAGGACCACTGGAGAGGCCGTCTTGACTAAAGATAGTGTTTCACACATCATGGCCACAATTGAAGAGCGGGGAATCGATGCTTGGTGGACTGACAGTGCGGACGATGCTGCATGGATTCCTCCGTCCTTGCGGGACGAGGCTGGAGCGGGGTATCGACGTGGAACGGATACTATGGACGTTTGGTTTGACAGTGGGACTAGCTGGGCAGAAATCGATGTTCCTATGGAAGGTCGGAGTCATCCAGCGGACGTGTATCTCGAAGGTACCGATCAACACCGTGGTTGGTTTCAGTCTGGGCTTCTCACATACATCTCACACCAGCACGGCTCGGGTCAATCCACGACGCCTGGTGCGCCATTCAAGAATCTCATCACCCACGGTTTCACCCTGGATGAACATGGGCGGAAAATGAGCAAGTCGATTGGCAACGTGATGTACCCGCAGACCATCATGGATGGAACTCTGCTGCCTCCTCTTAAACCccgcaaaagcaaaggaaaGAAGCAACCGGAGAACCAAGAACCCGTGTACGACGCTCTTGGTCCCGATGCGCTTCGCATGTGGGCGGCGAGCAGCGACTACACGCGCGACGTGGTGATTGGAAAACAGGTACTTCAGACTGTCAACACCAGTCTCCACAAGTTTCGTGTCACCTTCAAGTTGTTGCTGGGTGCCCTTGCCGATTTCCATCCAGGAAACATTGTCCCATACGGACGGCTGCAGCTGGTCGATCGAATTGCACTCAAACACCTTTCGGACATGGTACTCGCGTCGCAGAAGGCATGTGACAACTTCGAGTTCTACAAGGGTGTGAGCACGATGAACCGGTGGGCCAACCTCGAGTTTTCTGCTTTCTACATGGAGGCGATCAAGGACCGACTCTACACCCTCGGTGAAGATAGCACGAGTCGCCGGGCCGCACAAACAACCTTGTTCTACATTTACAATCATCTTCAAGAGGCATTGGGTCCCATCACACCTGTGCTTGTGGAAGAAACTTGGGAACATACTCCCGAGTCCATCCGCACCCAATCTGAGCACCCCCTGCGGCGTATCGTTTCCGCCCCAGCTCCGGAGTGGCAGGATATAGCCCTGGACACCACCTACCAGGAGCTGACCGTGGTCCACTCCGCCATCAAGACCTTGCAGGAGCAGGCCCGTAGCAAAAAGCAACTTGGCTCCTCCCTGCAATCCTTTGTCCACCTTGTGCTCCCTAGCAACTCTGAATTATTCCAGCAGTATCTGTCGGAGCTACCTGATCTCTTCATTGTGTCTTCCATCACCCTAGGATCCCCCAGTGAAGCACTTCCAGCCGAGATTAACAATGCTGAATGGCAATATGAGGAGATATTTGAACTAGGTGGCCAACCGGGCAAGGTGTATGTGTACGCGCCACAGGCCTCCAAGTGTCCACGGTGCTGGCGGTACGCCATTCCGGAGCCGGTGGCGATTGAAAATGCAATCTGCGACCGGTGTGATGCAGTGATACATAAGGCAAACGCCTAG
- a CDS encoding Opsin, putative, with amino-acid sequence MIQPPFDQFATLTAPATTSSVAPIPTVIPGSEVYQELHDVGKRTLWVVTVLMGISSLVFYALAARAPLPKRIFHILTSIITTISFIVYLALSTGQGITTKHARVYESHKHVPDTHTDYIRQVLWLRYVNWALTTPLLFINFALLSGLPGANLLIAIVAHLMMLVTALFGIFAGHGRERWVWLTLTCISYLVVIHHIGFHAQRAAKGKDAQTKRFFGSISGSAIAMLALFPISLAAGALALRVSVDTETILFAIQDVFTQGVLGYWLLLAHESASGIALYMEGFWSHGVGNEGAIRISDEEGA; translated from the exons ATGATTCAACCGCCATTTGATCAGTTTGCTACTCTAACGGCCCCGGCCACCACGTCTTCAGTGGCGCCCATTCCCACTGTCATTCCGGGATCGGAGGTTTACCAGGAACTTCATGATGTGGGCAAGAGGACTTTATG GGTTGTCACTGTGTTGATGGGCATCTCCTCGCTAGTGTTCTATGCTCTGGCTGCTCGTGCTCCTCTT CCTAAACGAATCTTCCATATTTTAACCTCCATTATAACCACCATCTCCTTCATTGTCTACCTGGCCCTTTCAACAGGCCAAGGCATAACAACCAAACACGCCAGAGTTTACGAGTCCCATAAACATGTCCCAGACACTCACACAGACTACATCCGCCAGGTCTTATGGTTGCGCTATGTAAACTGGGCATTAACGACGCCCCTGCTCTTCATCAACTTCGCTCTTCTATCCGGCCTGCCAGGCGCAAACCTGCTCATCGCCATTGTCGCCCACCTGATGATGCTGGTAACTGCTCTATTCGGCATATTTGCAGGCCACGGCCGCGAGCGCTGGGTCTGGCTGACCCTCACGTGTATTTCCTACTTGGTCGTGATTCACCATATAGGCTTCCACGCGCAGCGAGCGGCAAAGGGCAAGGATGCTCAGACAAAACGGTTCTTCGGGTCTATTTCTGGTTCTGCTATTGCAATGCTAGCTCTATTCCCCAT TTCCCTTGCGGCGGGTGCTCTTGCGCTGAGGGTGAGCGTTGACACTGAGACCATCCTCTTCGCTATACAGGATGTTTTTACGCAAGGCGTTCTTGGATACTGGCTTTTGTTGGCTCATGAGAGCGCGTCTGGAAT TGCTCTCTACATGGAGGGATTCTGGTCCCATGGTGTCGGCAACGAGGGAGCTATTCGCATTTCTGACGAAGAGGGTGCGTAA